A genomic segment from Neodiprion lecontei isolate iyNeoLeco1 chromosome 1, iyNeoLeco1.1, whole genome shotgun sequence encodes:
- the LOC107220403 gene encoding N6-adenosine-methyltransferase non-catalytic subunit yields the protein MLQTLRERSKKRKKLLAQTLGVSSVDELRQVLGTDINDAQRKREKMSSVKSDDDLREQKDDTVSTNEIVYKDSSTFLKGTQSSNPHNDYCQHFIDTGQRPQNFIRDVGLADRFEEYPKLRELIKLKDDLISDTATPPMYLKTDLLAYNLKELNCKFDVILIEPPLEEYQRTCGATNVQLWNWDQIMELDIGEVAASRSFVFLWCGSSDGLDMGRFCLRKWGFRRCEDICWIRTNINNPGHSKNLDTKAVLQRTKEHCLMGIKGTVRRSTDGDFIHANVDIDLIISEEPEYGSIEKPVEIFHIIEHFCLGRRRLHLFGRDSTIRPGWLTVGPELTNTNFNTDLYTSYFATSQITTGCTERIEALRPKSPPPKGKVSGRGRGGFNRGRGRGR from the exons ATGTTGCAGACACTTCGAGAGCGCTCTAAAAAGCGAAAGAAATTATTGGCTCAAACG CTTGGGGTTTCGAGCGTGGATGAGCTTAGACAAGTTTTGGGTACAGACATCAATGATGCACAAaggaaacgtgaaaaaatgtcatctgtCAAGTCGGATGACGACCTTAGAGAACAGAAGGATGACACAGTGTCAACCAACGAAATAGTCTATAAAGATTCTTCTACGTTTCTTAAA GGAACACAATCCTCAAATCCCCACAATGACTACTGCCAACACTTTATCGACACTGGACAACGCCCTCAGAATTTTATACGAGATGTAGGATTGGCGGATCGATTTGAAGAATATCCAAAGTTGCGAGAGCTTATTAAACTTAAGGATGACCTAATTTCAGACACTGCAACTCCCCCCATGTACCTGAAAACCGATCTCCTTGCTTACAATCTGAAAGAACtaaattgtaaatttgacGTTATTCTCATTGAGCCacctcttgaagaatatcaAAGGACATGTGGAGCCACAAATGTACAACTTTGGAATTGGGATCAG atcATGGAGCTCGACATAGGCGAAGTAGCGGCAAGTCGTAGTTTTGTATTCCTCTGGTGTGGTAGTAGCGATGGATTAGACATGGGTAGATTTTGTTTGAGAAAGTGGGGCTTCAGAAGATGTGAAGACATTTGTTGGATACGtacgaatataaataatcctGGACACAGTAAAAATTTAGATACTAAAGCAGTTTTGCAGAGAACAAAAGAGCATTGCTTAATGGGAATTAAAGGGACTGTACGAAGATCTACAGATGGTGATTTTATTCATGCAAACGTAGATATTGATCTGATTATATCTGAGGAACCTGAGTACGGATCTATCGAGAAACCTGTTGAAATTTTCCACATTATTGAACATTTCTGCCTAGGCAGAAGACG ATTGCATTTATTTGGGCGTGACAGTACGATCAGGCCAGGCTGGCTTACAGTGGGACCAGAATTGACTAATACGAATTTTAACACTGATCTGTACACTAGCTATTTTGCAACTAGCCAGATCACAACTGGATGTACCGAAAGAATAGAAGCACTCAGACCCAAATCTCCACCACCGAAAGGAAAAGTCTCTGGCAGAGGGAGGGGTGGTTTCAATCGAGGTCGGGGGAGAGGCAGATAA